The Vibrio tritonius genomic sequence GCTTACCTTATCTAGATGAAATTGAATTGTTTGCGATTCCAGATGAACCTTCGCGAGTCAATGCTCTGTTGGCTGGAGAGGTGCATGTCATCAACGAAGTGAACCCTCGTTCAACCAAACGCATCGAACAAAGCCAAGGGCATCACTATGTGAATGCGCCTTCTGGCAATTACACCAACTTGATCATTCGCCAAGATATCATGCCAGGTAAGAGCGCTGAATTTACCGAAGCGATGAAATTACTGCTTGATCGCGAGCAGGTGAAAAAATCCATTTTCCAAGATTTTGCCGTAGTAGGTAATGATACGCCGATTGCGCCAAGCGCTCGTTACTTTAACCAAGAATTACCGCAAACCACATTTGATCCAGATAAAGCTAAATCGTTATTGCAAAAGGCAGGTTTGGCAAACGCCAAAATTCCAGTAGTGGCGTCATCAGCTGCAACAGGTTCTGTGGATATGGCGGTTTTACTGCAACAATCAGCAGCAAAAGCCGGACTGAAAATCGATGTGCAAGTTAAGCCTGCCGATGGCTATTGGTCAAACCATTGGGCCAAGCATCCATTGAGCTTTGGCAACATTAACCCACGCCCAAATGCCGACATTATTTTTTCTCAATTTTTTGCGACTCATGCTTCTTGGAATGAATCTCATTGGGGAAATAGCCAGTTCGACAAGCTGCTGGTTGATGCTCGTAAAGAGACTGACGATGGTAAACGTAACGCAATGTACTGTGAAATGCAGACGCTAGTTCATGATCACTGTGGCATCGGTATTCCTGTGTTTATCAGTAACATCGATGGGGTGGATTCTCGCATCAAAGGCTACGGAACCAATCCATTAGGTGGATTTATGGGGTACATGTTTGCCGAAAAAGTATGGATGGATGCGTAATCGTCTGAGTGTCTAGTTCTGTGTGCTATTGAAAGATAGCACACCATTTATCGAGGGAGAGAGTCATGAACCAGATACTGTTCAAGCTAGTTATTCAACGCGTTCTTAGTGCTTTATTAACCCTTTTTTTGGTTTCAATTGTCGTGTTTGGTATCACCAATATTTTGCCTGGGGATGCTGCACAACAAATCTTGGGGCAATTCGCCATGCCAGAGCAAGTGGCGGCGCTACGTCAGTCGCTTGGGTTGGACGAACCTGCGCTAACGCGCTATCTGCATTGGCTTTTTCAGGTTGTTCAAGGAGATTTCGGCCAATCAATGACCAATAATATGCCGGTAAGTCAACTGATGTCAGGGCGACTCAGTAACACACTAATGCTGGCTGCGGTCACTTCGTTAGTTTCAGTTCCTTTTGCTCTCGCTTTGGGGATTGGCGCTGCAATCTTTCAAGGAGGGCGTATCGACCGTGCGTTAAACCTGTTTACTCTTGGATTAGTCGCTGTACCTGAGTTTTTAATTGCTACCATTGCGGTATTGATCTTTGCCGTAAAACTGCACTGGTTCTCTGCGCTGTCTTATGGCGGTGCTGGGGAAGGTTTAGCGGGCTTTTTGCGTGCGTATACCTTACCTGTTATGACGCTCTGCTTTGTTATTACTGCACAGATGGCACGAATGACAAGAGCGGCGATGGTCGATGAACTCAACACCGATTATGTTGAGATGGCAAGATTGAAAGGCCTATCCACGCTAAAAATTGCTTTTGTGCATGCTTTACCTAACACGATTGGACCCATTGCAAACGCCGTGGCATTGAGTCTCTCTTATTTATTTGGTGGCGTGGTTATCGTCGAAACCATATTTAATTTCCCGGGTATTGCAGGCTTGATGGTCGATGCCGTCACCAACCGAGATATTGCGCTGGTGCAGGCCTGTACCATGATTTTCTGTACGGGCTATCTTGGTTTAATTTTGATCGCCGATCTCTGTTCCATTCTATTTAATCCAAGATTGAGGAGTCGAGTATGAGCACAACTGCCGCCAACTCTCACACGTCCAATGTCTGGCCCGTAATAAAAAAATTACTGATGAGCTTTAGCTCAGTGTTGTGTCTTTTTTGGCTAGTGGTGGCGATATTTGGTCCATCCATGGCGCCACATAATGTTGGGCAGGTTGTTTCAGATCAGATATTTGGCCCAATAAGTTCTCAATTTCTTCTCGGCACCGATTATCTAGGTCGAGACAACTTAAGCCGCATTTTGGTAGCGACGCGTTACACCGTCGGTTTAGCGTTAGTTGCTTCAGTGCTCTCTTCGATGGTTGGCACGCTAATCGCGTTACTGGCCGTCATTTCTCCCAAATCCGTAGAAGTGGTGATCCTGCGCGTGATTGATGCGCTGATTTCCATTCCAAGCAAAATGATGGCGCTCGTTATTGTTGCAGGTTTTGGTAGTTCAGTTCCGTTGTTAATTATGACGGCTGTCTTAGGGTATGCCCCTGGAGCATTTCGCATCGCATACATTTTAGCGCTCAATCAAAATGAGATGGAATACGTCAAAGTCGCCATGATTCGTGGTGAAGGGCGTCTCTACATCGCTATTCGTGAAATTTTGCCCAACATTTTGAATCCAGTTCTCGCCGATTTTGGTTTGCGATTCGTATTTATTGTGCTGCTGTTGAGTGGACTTAGCTTTCTTGGTTTAGGCATTCAACCACCTAATGCGGACCTTGGCTCTCTGGTTCGGGAGAATATCGGTGGGTTGAGCCAAGGCGCGCCGGCTTTACTGGCTCCTGCTTGCGCTATCGGCTTGTTGACAGTGGGAGTGAACCTAGTGATTGACCGGATATCTCGTCAACGTAACGAACGCTAAGGAGTAGCAACATGGACCGTTTTCTTACCGTAAAAGATTTACGAATTAGCGTAAAACAAGAACAAAAAGAACAGATTATCGTCAATGATGTGAGTTTTACTCTCGATAAAGGCCAAGTGCTCGCCTTAATTGGCGAATCAGGCTCGGGTAAAACTACCATTGCACTATCACTGATGGGGTATGCCAAACCAGGCTGTTATATCAGCGGGGGGCAAGTGACGTTGGGCAACGACAGTGTACTGGATGCCGATGAAGCGACCCTTCGCCAATGGCGCGGTAACCGTGTTGCTTATATCGCACAAAGTGCGGCTGCGGCGTTTAACCCCAGTAAACGCTTGATGGATCAAGTCATCGAATCGGCACTACTGCATGGCATTGATACCAAGGTGAACCTGAAACGACGGGCGGTGGCTTTGTTTCGTGACTTAGCGTTACCCCATCCCGAAACCATTGGTCAGCGCTATCCCCACGAGGTTTCTGGTGGGCAGTTGCAACGAGTGATGGCGGCCATGGCTTTGATTGCTGAACCTGAGTTGGTGATATTGGATGAGCCAACAACTGCTCTCGATGTGACAACTCAAGTTGAGGTATTGCAAGTCTTTCGTCGAGTGGTCAAACAGCTTGGCGTGACCGCGGTGTATGTCTCTCATGACCTTGCCGTAGTAGCTCAAGTGGCGGATAAAATCGTAGTGCTAAATCATGGTGAAATTCGCGAGGATAATACGACAGACAGCATTCTTCATCATGCACAGGACCCATACACTCAAGAGCTTCTCGCTGCGGTCGCGCATGATGAGTTAAATTCGATTCAGACTACAAGTGGTCAGAATACAGAAAATCCATTACTGGTATTGCGAAAACTGGTGGCAGGTTATGGCCGTAAAAGCAGCCAAGGTATTCCGGATATCAAAGTGTTAGATGATATCAACTTAACCCTTTATCCAGGTCAGGCTGTTGGCATCATTGGTGAATCTGGGTCGGGCAAAACCACATTGGCGAAAGTGGTGGCAGGTTTGCTACCTCCAGCACTAGGTACAATGAAACTGGCTGGCCAAGACCTAAATGGTCCATTTTCTCTGCGTAGCAAAGAGCAGTGTCGTGAAATACAGCTGGTATTTCAAAGCGCAGATACGGCGCTTAATCCCAAACATACGATTCGTCAGCTGCTAGGCCGACCACTCAAAGCGTATTTTGGTATGAAACGGTCAGCTAGAGAGTCACGCATTAAAGAGTTGTTGGATCTGGTGAAATTGCCCCACGATTTGATTGATCGCAAGCCATCGGCACTGTCAGGTGGCCAAAAACAGCGCATCAACTTAGCTCGAGCGCTTGCTGCTGAACCTAAATTGATCATTTGTGATGAAGTGACTTCGGCATTAGATACCGTTGTCGGCGCAGCCATTCTTGAGCTGCTAAAAGAGTTAAAACAGAAGTTAAACGTCGCCTACCTCTTTATTAGTCATGATATTCATACGGTGAAATCGCTGTGTGAGAACGTAGTAGTGATGTACCAAGGACATCAGGTTCAAGTCGCGAAAACCGCACTATTGAGCACCGGGGTATTGCATCCTTATACCGCATTATTAATCGACTCGATTCCTCAGATGCGCCAAGCGTGGATTGAAGAACCAAGATTGGCAACGGAGCACTTGGCGACGCCTTCGTTTTATTCGGTTCCGGATCATCAAGAAACCTGTGCGTTTTTAGAACGCTGTCCTCATAAAATCAATGGGATCTGCGATCGCAATGCGCCGAGCATTCGTTCTGTCAAAGGGGGTGGGCAAGTACTTTGCCATCTCAAACCTGAGTTCTTGCCTTTGATGGAGGACCTTGAGCAAAAGCGATCGCCTAGTGGTTGGCAACGGACTGCCAGCATCAATGCAAAGGATGTTAATTATGAAAAATCGCTTTCAACGCTTAACTGAAACGGATCGAGAGCCGATCACGTTACGAATCGATGGTGTGCAAGTGTCAGCTTTAAGTGGTGATACCTTAATGGCAGTCATACTGACTCATCAAGACGCGTTGCGAACCAATGAGTTTGACCATGAACATCGTGCCGGTTTTTGCCTGATGGGCGCTTGTCAGGATTGTTGGGTGTGGACGCGTAAAGGAGAACGACTACGTTCTTGTTCAACGTATGTACAAGCCGATATGGATATTGTGACCAAGCAGCCGGAGGAAGTATGGAACGTCCACGAATTGTCATTATAGGTGCAGGCCCTGCTGGGATTCGCTGTGCGCAAACGCTGGTTGATGCTGGACTTTCTCCAATTGTGTTAGATGAACAACCTCAGTCTGGAGGGCAGATTTATAAGCGTCAACCGCCGGGCTTTAAACGTGACTATAACACGCTATATGGCACCGAGGCGTTAAAGGCTAAAGCACTTCATCGCTGCGCCGATACGCTGCAGGCGAAGATTGATTATTATCCCAATACCTCCGTGTGGGATGTACAAGATAAGGTGGTTTACGCGTATCAAGACGAAAAGCCTATCGAAATCCACTACGACTATTTAGTACTTTGCACTGGGGCAATTGATAGGGTTATTCCGATTGCTGGATGGCAACAAGCTGGGAGCTATACCTTAGGGGGAGCGCAAATCGCGCTAAAACACCAAGGTTTATCGATTGGCAAGCAAGTGGTGTTTATGGGAACTGGTCCACTGCTGTATTTAGTGGCTTACCAATATGTGAAGGCTGGGGCAAATGTCGAAGCTGTATTGGATACCTCGTCTTTCGCTGATCGTTTAAAAGGCCTACTGGGCTTAATGGCAAAACCTAAGGCGTTGCTTAGCGGTATGTACTTTATCGCCAAAATGAAAAAGCGTGGTGTGGTATTTAAAAATGCCATCAAACCTAAAACCATATTAGGTGACGAGCAAGGTGTTGCTGGAGTCGAAGTCGAGGATGCTGCGGGTAAAGTGTGGCATTTTGCTTGTGATGCGGTAGCAACAGGCTTTCATTTAAAACCGGAAACTCAATTGGCTGATCTTCTTGGATGTGAATTTATCTATGAACCGCTTAGCCAATTATGGCTCCCCAAAACCGACGAATGCGGACGAACCACGGTTGCTGGAGTTTATTGTGCCGGTGACGGTAGTGCTATTTTAGGGGCCGATGCTGCTGAGTGTGCCGGTAAACTGGCTGCGATGGCTTTGCTCACTGATGCCAAACAGCTTACTGAGAAGTTAAAGCAGCGTTTACCTAAACTGCAACATAAGATGACTCAACTGCGCCGTTTTGGCATGGGATTACAGAAAGCCTTTCCTTGGCCGGCCTATTTGCTCGATGAGATTGAGGATAATACGGTCATTTGTCGCTGCGAGATGATTTTGGCGAAAGAGATCCGAGACAGCGTGGTGCAAAAAGGCGCTGATGAAGTGAATCGCTCCAAGTCTTTCACCCGAGTGGGAATGGGGCGCTGTCAAGGGCGCTACTGCTCACATGTGAACGCTCAGTTGATTGCTAATGCAAGCCGTAATGGTCGTAGTCTTGAGGCAACATCAACAGGAGCTTTTGTTGGACGTCAACGCTCACAAGCTCCAGTCAAGCCTTTGCCTGTTAATGTCTATCTAAATGAACCTCTGGTTGTTGACAGAAAAGAAGAGGTGATCTTATGAGTCATAATTCGTTTGATGTCATCGTTATTGGTGGTGGCTTTATGGGCGCTGCCAGTGCCTTTTTCTTGGGCCAGAAAGGCAAAAAGGTCGGTTTGTTTGAGCAGGCAAAAATTGGTCAATACGCCAGCGGAGTCAACTTTGGCAATGTGCGTCGCCAAGGGCGTCATCTTGATCAACTGGACCTTTCCAATCGTGCTCGCCGCTTGTGGAGCGAGCTACCACAATTGATTGGCGATGATTTAGAATTTATCGCAAGTGGTCATATGCGTATTGCTTATGATGAGCGCACTTTAGCGCAATACGAAGCGTATGCCAAAGACCCTCGTGCAGCAGAGCTTAAACTGGAGATTTTAACCGGACAAGAGCTGCGTAAGCGTTTCCCCTATATTGGTCCAGACGTGCTGGTGGGGTCCTATGCGCCTTTAGATGGTCATGCCAATCCTAGGTTGGCCGCGCCTGCCTTTGCAAGAGCGGCAGCAAAAGCCGGTGTCACGGTCTATGAGCAAACCCAAATCAGTCAGGTGAAAAAGACCAAATCAGGGTTTGAAGTGCGAACACGAAACGGTGAGCACTACTATTGTGAACAACTGCTGATTACCGCCGGAGCTTGGGGAGAGCGATTGTCCAATCAATTTGGTGAGTCGGTACCGCTGTTTACCCGTGGGCCGCAAATGACGGTAACCGAGCCACTGCCTTATCGTTTTAAAACCGTCATCGGGGTTTCCTCGCCAAGTGAACCAGAGAATATCTATTTCCGTCAAATACCTAGAGGGAATATAATCATTGGCGGATGTCATCGCACTCTGCCTGATATGGACAGCCGTACCGCGCGTTTTGAGCCTCAGGCGATGATTTATCAGATGCAGCAACTTCACCGGATCGTCCCGACATTGGGTAATATTCATATCATCCGCAGCTGGAGTGGAATCGAAAGCTATCTGCCTGATTCATTGCCTATTATTGGCTCAAGTCACACGACGGAGGGTGTTTACTATGCCTTTGGTTTCTGTGGGCATGGGTTTCAACTTGGGCCCGCAGTTGGGGATGTGATGGCGGAACTTATCACGACGGGCAAAACGTCGACCTATATCGAACCTTTTGCCATCGACCGCTTTCTACCTCAACCAGCCAAGAGAATTGCTTAAATGAACAACGTCGAACTGCTGCAACAGCTCATCCGTTTTCCTACGGTTTCTTCCGAATCCAATCTGGATCTTATTCACTATATTGCTCAGTTATTGGAAGAAAAAGGCATTCAAGTGCAGGTGATTCAAGATCCGGTTCAGGCGAAAGCGGCTTTGTTTGCCACCGTGGGTGACCCGACGATTCCGGGAATTTTGCTGTCTGGGCATTCAGACGTGGTTCCGGTTGAAGGGCAGGCTTGGAGTGTTGATCCTTTCTCTGCCACCCTTGTGGAAGATAAGCTCTTTGGCCGCGGTGCATGTGATATGAAAGGGTTTATTGCAGTCGCGCTTAACCTGATGTTATCTCTAGCCGACAAGCCATTGGCGAGGCCGGTACATCTGGCGGTCAGTTTTGATGAAGAGCTTGGCTGTCTAGGAGTCAAAGATATGCTGTTACATTTGCAGCATCTAAAGGTTGAGCCGTTATTGTGCATTGTCGGAGAGCCCACCGAAATGAACATCGCATTGGGACATAAAGGAAAAGCGGCTTACCGCGTTCACTGCTGCGGTGAAGAAGCCCATTCGTCTCGAGCGCCGCTCTCGGTCAATGCGATTTATCTGGCCTGCGATTTCATCGCCAAGTTAAGAGAACTGCAGCAACAATTTAAAGTGCGTGGAGCAAGAGATGATGAGTACGACATTCCTTATTCGACGGTACACGTTGGTAAAATCGAGGGCGGTAAAGCCATCAATATTGTTCCTCAGTCCTGTCAGTTCGATTTTGAAATCCGTCACTTAGCTCAAGATGATCTGGATAAAGAGTTAACCACGCTTTTTAGTCAAGCTCAGCACATTGTCGAGGCCGTGCGTGCAGAGTTACCCGCTAGCCGAGCTGAGATTCAATTTGCCTGCATGAGCCGCTATCCCGGGTTAAATACCGATGCGAGTCACCATGCTATTCAGCGCCTTAAAAAATGGTCAGCAGATGACGCAAAATTTATTCGCGTTGCGTTTGGCACTGAGGGCGGGCTGTTTTCTCAGGCGCTTAACGCACCCGTTGTGGTGTGTGGCCCGGGGTCGATAGAACAAGCGCACAAGCCGGATGAGTTTGTCGCATTAAGCCAACTGCACGATTGTGAGCAGGTACTGACCCAATTTATTTACGATATTTGCCAATAATTTATTTATGATATTTGCCAATAACAGGGAGTAACACATGGCAGCGTCTTCATTTATTCAAGCTCTAAAGGATAAAACCTTACTTAGAGAGCTCGCTTATTATCAAGGAAAGTGGTTTGCGGCAGAGGATGGTGCCACCATTGATGTATTAAACCCAGCTAATGGCGAATGTATTGCAACTGTACCTGCGCTTACCCAAGCTCAAGTTCTCGATAGCATAGAATTTGCCCAGCAGAGTTGGCAGGCTTGGCGTCAAGTGCCTGCGGCTGAGCGCAGTGATATCTTGTATCGTTGGTATCAGTTGATGATGGAAAATCAGGATGATTTGGGCCTCATCATGACCATGGAGCAAGGGAAACCATTAGCAGAAGCGAAAGGCGAAATTGCGTATGCTGCGAGCTTTATCAAATGGTTCGCAGAGGAGGCACGTCGCATGCAAGGGCAAACCTTGATTGCTCCTGCGACGGATCGACGTTTAATGACGATCAAACAACCGATTGGCGTGTGTGCGGCCATTACGCCATGGAATTTCCCGGCGGCGATGATTACGCGCAAATGCGCTCCAGCCTTAGCGGCGGGTTGCCCGATTGTCGTTAAGCCAGCCGATTTAACACCACTTTCGGCATTGGCTTTGGCTGAGTTGGCAGAGCGCGCGGGTGTACCAGCAGGGATCTTCAATGTGTTAACGGGGGAGGCTGCGATGATCGGGGCGGTATTTACTCAACACGATGCGATTCGCAAAATCACCTTTACAGGGTCTACTCGAGTTGGACGCCTTTTGATGGAACAAAGTGCATCGACCATCAAACGCCTGAGTTTAGAACTCGGCGGTAATGCGCCCTTTATTGTCTTTGAGGATGCGGATTTAGATGCCGCTGTGGCTGGGCTAATGCTGAGCAAATTTCGTAACGCTGGGCAAACGTGTGTGTGTGCTAACCGCATCTATGTGCACGATAAGATCTATGACGAATTTGCAGCCAAATTGAAAGAAAAAGTCGACCAATTGGTGGTGGGAGATGGGATGCAAGCGGGCGTGACCATAGGTCCTATGATCAATGCCGCCGCCGTTAATAAGGTCAAACGTCATGTTGAAGATGGCTTAGCCAAAGGGGCAACACTGTATGCTGGTGTCATTCCTGACGAGAACAGCCCATTTGTGCAACCTGTTATTCTTACCGATGTCCGTTCTGATGCTCTCGTTTGTGAAGAAGAGACCTTTGGGCCGCTTGCTCCACTAATTCGTTTTCATGACGAAGCTGACGTACTTACTCTTGCCAATCAAACACCATACGGATTGGGTGCTTATTATTATACGCGG encodes the following:
- a CDS encoding ABC transporter substrate-binding protein, with the translated sequence MDDKKLITGQECMEQYEQMTQSGWTRRRILKTLGVAGVFAATSGSLLSPARALAAGASEPAVGKPGGKIRVASLSSSTADTLDPAKGALSTDYTRQYMVYNGLTKFDEHLVPHLELAESIEDKGATTWTITLRKDVTFHNGQPLTAKDVVFSLNRHKDPAVASKVMGLAKQMTSITATGKHEVTIVLDGPNAELPSIFAISHMLIVPDGTTDFSKGIGTGPFKVKNFVPGMSTVVVKNESYWKPGLPYLDEIELFAIPDEPSRVNALLAGEVHVINEVNPRSTKRIEQSQGHHYVNAPSGNYTNLIIRQDIMPGKSAEFTEAMKLLLDREQVKKSIFQDFAVVGNDTPIAPSARYFNQELPQTTFDPDKAKSLLQKAGLANAKIPVVASSAATGSVDMAVLLQQSAAKAGLKIDVQVKPADGYWSNHWAKHPLSFGNINPRPNADIIFSQFFATHASWNESHWGNSQFDKLLVDARKETDDGKRNAMYCEMQTLVHDHCGIGIPVFISNIDGVDSRIKGYGTNPLGGFMGYMFAEKVWMDA
- a CDS encoding ABC transporter permease, whose translation is MNQILFKLVIQRVLSALLTLFLVSIVVFGITNILPGDAAQQILGQFAMPEQVAALRQSLGLDEPALTRYLHWLFQVVQGDFGQSMTNNMPVSQLMSGRLSNTLMLAAVTSLVSVPFALALGIGAAIFQGGRIDRALNLFTLGLVAVPEFLIATIAVLIFAVKLHWFSALSYGGAGEGLAGFLRAYTLPVMTLCFVITAQMARMTRAAMVDELNTDYVEMARLKGLSTLKIAFVHALPNTIGPIANAVALSLSYLFGGVVIVETIFNFPGIAGLMVDAVTNRDIALVQACTMIFCTGYLGLILIADLCSILFNPRLRSRV
- a CDS encoding ABC transporter permease — its product is MSTTAANSHTSNVWPVIKKLLMSFSSVLCLFWLVVAIFGPSMAPHNVGQVVSDQIFGPISSQFLLGTDYLGRDNLSRILVATRYTVGLALVASVLSSMVGTLIALLAVISPKSVEVVILRVIDALISIPSKMMALVIVAGFGSSVPLLIMTAVLGYAPGAFRIAYILALNQNEMEYVKVAMIRGEGRLYIAIREILPNILNPVLADFGLRFVFIVLLLSGLSFLGLGIQPPNADLGSLVRENIGGLSQGAPALLAPACAIGLLTVGVNLVIDRISRQRNER
- a CDS encoding ABC transporter ATP-binding protein translates to MDRFLTVKDLRISVKQEQKEQIIVNDVSFTLDKGQVLALIGESGSGKTTIALSLMGYAKPGCYISGGQVTLGNDSVLDADEATLRQWRGNRVAYIAQSAAAAFNPSKRLMDQVIESALLHGIDTKVNLKRRAVALFRDLALPHPETIGQRYPHEVSGGQLQRVMAAMALIAEPELVILDEPTTALDVTTQVEVLQVFRRVVKQLGVTAVYVSHDLAVVAQVADKIVVLNHGEIREDNTTDSILHHAQDPYTQELLAAVAHDELNSIQTTSGQNTENPLLVLRKLVAGYGRKSSQGIPDIKVLDDINLTLYPGQAVGIIGESGSGKTTLAKVVAGLLPPALGTMKLAGQDLNGPFSLRSKEQCREIQLVFQSADTALNPKHTIRQLLGRPLKAYFGMKRSARESRIKELLDLVKLPHDLIDRKPSALSGGQKQRINLARALAAEPKLIICDEVTSALDTVVGAAILELLKELKQKLNVAYLFISHDIHTVKSLCENVVVMYQGHQVQVAKTALLSTGVLHPYTALLIDSIPQMRQAWIEEPRLATEHLATPSFYSVPDHQETCAFLERCPHKINGICDRNAPSIRSVKGGGQVLCHLKPEFLPLMEDLEQKRSPSGWQRTASINAKDVNYEKSLSTLN
- a CDS encoding (2Fe-2S)-binding protein, with protein sequence MKNRFQRLTETDREPITLRIDGVQVSALSGDTLMAVILTHQDALRTNEFDHEHRAGFCLMGACQDCWVWTRKGERLRSCSTYVQADMDIVTKQPEEVWNVHELSL
- a CDS encoding FAD/NAD(P)-dependent oxidoreductase, translating into MERPRIVIIGAGPAGIRCAQTLVDAGLSPIVLDEQPQSGGQIYKRQPPGFKRDYNTLYGTEALKAKALHRCADTLQAKIDYYPNTSVWDVQDKVVYAYQDEKPIEIHYDYLVLCTGAIDRVIPIAGWQQAGSYTLGGAQIALKHQGLSIGKQVVFMGTGPLLYLVAYQYVKAGANVEAVLDTSSFADRLKGLLGLMAKPKALLSGMYFIAKMKKRGVVFKNAIKPKTILGDEQGVAGVEVEDAAGKVWHFACDAVATGFHLKPETQLADLLGCEFIYEPLSQLWLPKTDECGRTTVAGVYCAGDGSAILGADAAECAGKLAAMALLTDAKQLTEKLKQRLPKLQHKMTQLRRFGMGLQKAFPWPAYLLDEIEDNTVICRCEMILAKEIRDSVVQKGADEVNRSKSFTRVGMGRCQGRYCSHVNAQLIANASRNGRSLEATSTGAFVGRQRSQAPVKPLPVNVYLNEPLVVDRKEEVIL
- a CDS encoding NAD(P)/FAD-dependent oxidoreductase; this translates as MSHNSFDVIVIGGGFMGAASAFFLGQKGKKVGLFEQAKIGQYASGVNFGNVRRQGRHLDQLDLSNRARRLWSELPQLIGDDLEFIASGHMRIAYDERTLAQYEAYAKDPRAAELKLEILTGQELRKRFPYIGPDVLVGSYAPLDGHANPRLAAPAFARAAAKAGVTVYEQTQISQVKKTKSGFEVRTRNGEHYYCEQLLITAGAWGERLSNQFGESVPLFTRGPQMTVTEPLPYRFKTVIGVSSPSEPENIYFRQIPRGNIIIGGCHRTLPDMDSRTARFEPQAMIYQMQQLHRIVPTLGNIHIIRSWSGIESYLPDSLPIIGSSHTTEGVYYAFGFCGHGFQLGPAVGDVMAELITTGKTSTYIEPFAIDRFLPQPAKRIA
- the argE gene encoding acetylornithine deacetylase — protein: MNNVELLQQLIRFPTVSSESNLDLIHYIAQLLEEKGIQVQVIQDPVQAKAALFATVGDPTIPGILLSGHSDVVPVEGQAWSVDPFSATLVEDKLFGRGACDMKGFIAVALNLMLSLADKPLARPVHLAVSFDEELGCLGVKDMLLHLQHLKVEPLLCIVGEPTEMNIALGHKGKAAYRVHCCGEEAHSSRAPLSVNAIYLACDFIAKLRELQQQFKVRGARDDEYDIPYSTVHVGKIEGGKAINIVPQSCQFDFEIRHLAQDDLDKELTTLFSQAQHIVEAVRAELPASRAEIQFACMSRYPGLNTDASHHAIQRLKKWSADDAKFIRVAFGTEGGLFSQALNAPVVVCGPGSIEQAHKPDEFVALSQLHDCEQVLTQFIYDICQ
- a CDS encoding NAD-dependent succinate-semialdehyde dehydrogenase, with translation MAASSFIQALKDKTLLRELAYYQGKWFAAEDGATIDVLNPANGECIATVPALTQAQVLDSIEFAQQSWQAWRQVPAAERSDILYRWYQLMMENQDDLGLIMTMEQGKPLAEAKGEIAYAASFIKWFAEEARRMQGQTLIAPATDRRLMTIKQPIGVCAAITPWNFPAAMITRKCAPALAAGCPIVVKPADLTPLSALALAELAERAGVPAGIFNVLTGEAAMIGAVFTQHDAIRKITFTGSTRVGRLLMEQSASTIKRLSLELGGNAPFIVFEDADLDAAVAGLMLSKFRNAGQTCVCANRIYVHDKIYDEFAAKLKEKVDQLVVGDGMQAGVTIGPMINAAAVNKVKRHVEDGLAKGATLYAGVIPDENSPFVQPVILTDVRSDALVCEEETFGPLAPLIRFHDEADVLTLANQTPYGLGAYYYTRDMSRAWRVGEALEFGMVGQNTGVISMDIAPFGGVKQSGLGREGSQLGLDEYLEVKAWHMGGI